A window of Micropterus dolomieu isolate WLL.071019.BEF.003 ecotype Adirondacks unplaced genomic scaffold, ASM2129224v1 contig_11274, whole genome shotgun sequence contains these coding sequences:
- the LOC123965780 gene encoding zinc finger protein 239-like gives MAKKRRRRDGLKRQHSDKSFTSGYLKIHQSVYTGEKLYSCEQCGKAFSTSREVTIHRRLHTGEKPHCCEQCGKAFNTSDYLKMHQRVHTGEKPYWCDQCGKSFSRLSTLKMHQRVHTGEKPYWCEQCGKTFSKSGHLKTHQRVHTGEKPYWCDQCGKSFSRSGHLKTHQRVHTGEKLYSCDQCEKTFSQSGALKIHHRVHTGEKPYWCDQCGKTFSRLGCLKIHQRFHTGEKPYWCDQCGKFFKTSDYLKIHQRVHTGEKPYWCDQCGKFFKKSGSLKIHQRVHTGEKPYWCGQCGKSFSRSGNLKTHQRVHTGEKPYSCDQCGKFFTRLDSLKIHQRVHTGEKPYSCGQCGKSYADRRNLRRHKSIHKVSE, from the coding sequence aaaaggagaagaagagatggaCTCAAACGTCAACACTCTGACAAATCCTTCACATCTGGATATTTGAAGATTCATCAGAGTGTTtacactggagagaaactgtacagctgtgaacagtgtggCAAAGCTTTCAGCACATCACGTGAAGTAACAATCCACAGACGTCtccacactggagagaaacctcaCTGTTGTGAACAGTGTGGCAAAGCTTTCAATACATCAGATTACCTAAAAAtgcaccaacgtgttcacactggagagaaaccgtactggtgtgaccaGTGTGGAAAATCTTTTAGTAGATTAAGTACCCTAAAAAtgcaccaacgtgttcacactggagagaaaccgtactggtgtgaacagtgtgggaaaactttcagtAAATCAGGTCACCTAAAAacccaccaacgtgttcacactggagagaaaccgtactggtgtgaccaGTGTGGAAAATCTTTCAGTAGATCAGGTCACCTAAAAacccaccaacgtgttcacactggagagaaactgtaCAGCTGCGACCAGTGTGAGAAAACTTTCTCTCAATCAGGTGCCCTAAAAATCCACCaccgtgttcacactggagagaaaccgtactggtgtgaccagtgtggaaaaacttttaGTAGATTAGGTTGCCTGAAAATCCACCAACGttttcacactggagagaaaccgtactggtgtgaccaGTGTGGAAAATTTTTCAAGACATCAGAttacctaaaaatccaccaacgtgttcacactggagagaaaccgtactggtgtgaccaGTGTGGAAAATTTTTCAAGAAATCCGGTTCTCTGAAAATCCACCAacgagttcacactggagagaaaccgtactggtgtggcCAGTGTGGAAAATCTTTTAGTAGATCAGGTAACCTAAAAActcaccaacgtgttcacactggagagaaaccgtacagctgtgaccagtgtggaaaATTTTTCACTAGATTAGATTCCCTGAagatccaccaacgtgttcacactggagagaaaccgtacagctgtggcCAATGTGGGAAATCTTATGCAGACAGGAGAAACCTTAGAAGACACAAATCCATTCACAAAGTATCAGAGTGA